In Marmota flaviventris isolate mMarFla1 chromosome 19, mMarFla1.hap1, whole genome shotgun sequence, the DNA window AGGCGGACGTGGGCGCTGTGGTGGTGGGCTTCGACCCGCACTTCAGCTACATGAAGCTCACCAAGGCTGTGCGCTATCTGCAGCAGCCCGGCTGCCTGCTTGTGGGCACCAACATGGACAACCGGCTACCCCTGGAGAAAGGCCACTTCATCGCGGGTCCGTGCGCCCCGGGGCGGGAGGCCAGAGGGCGGACTGCGGCCCCTCTCCGCCCTCTGATCCCTtggccccttccttccttctgccccGCAGGTACCGGCTGTCTGGTTCGAGCGGTGGAGATGGCCGCCCAACGTCAGGCCGACATCATTGGGAAGCCCAGCCGCTTCATCTTCGACTGCGTGTCCCAGGAGTACGGCATCAACCCGGAACGCACCGTCATGGTGGGGGACCGTCTGGACACAGACATCCTCCTGGGCGTCACCTGTGGCTTGAAGACCATCCTGACCCTGACTGGAGTCTCTACACTCGAGGATGTGAAGAGTAATCAGGAAAGTGACTGCATGTCTAAGAAGAAAATGGTCCCTGACTTCTATGTTGACAGCATAGCCGACCTCTTGCCCGCCCTTCAAGGTTAAAGATTTAGTGTCTTTAATCtccagaataaaaaaagaaattcaaaatcacTTAACCAAATCAATAGGTGGAGCTTAGGCATCCACTCATGTAGGTGACCACAGAGTGTAATTGGAGTTAAGCAAAAGTGTTTGTTAGTTTTGTAAGTAAATGTTCCGGGGGCAATGTTGTTTACAGATGCTTATATTTTAAGATGCACTTTTAATCTTTGAGGGCATTGTGGGGATAGGTCCTGGGCCTTGGATGTGTTGGCAAGGGCAGGCATAGCATCTGTCCAGGATTCAGGTAACTTCAGGCCCTGCTGATAATAATGAGGCAGGTCTAGGAGTGTGTCATGTATTTGACAGAAAATTTTATTCAGGGATTAAGCCCCCTTGAAGGGCAGAGGGGCAATGGGGCTGATTATTGTGACTGTTGTGAAACATTTGTACAGAACAGACCAGGCTTCTAACCCCCACCCTGCATGGTCATGCAGCAGAGGAGCAGCTGCTGTGTCCCAGCTCCTCACCTGCAAGGCGGGAATGGAGGAAGGGGCTACTCCCAAGTGGTGTCATCCTGTGTTTGAGGTGTGGGGTATTGCCCTtaccaccctccaccctcccctgctTCCTTGAAAACCACTTTGATGTCACAATTGTCTGTTCCATTTCAAATGCTCAGGGCTGCGGCTCCTCATATACAGCTGCCCAGTTCTGTAAAATCAGCCCAGCTAAACCTCGGCTATCTCAAGTGTGCATTTAAACCCAGGTGACTCAAACTGAGTGTATTGTCGGCTGAGGGGCTAAGTGGGCATGGATGCCTTTGCTGCAGTCTGGGCTGCTATACAGGGAGCTCAGAGCAGCattggtaccaaaaataataatttttttcaacttgtGAACAACTTTGTCAGGTGGTAAATTGAATCTTTAAATGTCTCATAGAGAAAATCCCACTGAAGGCTGCATGCCCTGCAAGCAGCGCACAGCTAAAGGCATGTACTACTCAAGGACTGCCTGTCATCTGGGGCACCTTCTtggtggggaaggagagaggtcCCTAAGAATAGGAATTTCTTTTACAAAGCATCCAGTCTTTTcctatcctcctgtctcctgggtTTGGGTGGGGGTTAGATATCAGTAGCCCATGAGACCACCTCTCTTGGCCCTGGACTCCCTTGTTGATGGCCAGTGGGAGGATTGGCAGAGCCC includes these proteins:
- the Pgp gene encoding glycerol-3-phosphate phosphatase, which translates into the protein MAKAEAGGDDARCVLLSAERAQALLADVDTLLFDCDGVLWRGETAVPGAPETLRALRARGKRLGFITNNSSKTRAAYAEKLQRLGFGGPAGPGAGLEVFGTAYCTALYLRQRLAGAPAPKAYVLGSPALAAELEAVGVASVGVGPEPLRGDSPADWLAEPLEADVGAVVVGFDPHFSYMKLTKAVRYLQQPGCLLVGTNMDNRLPLEKGHFIAGTGCLVRAVEMAAQRQADIIGKPSRFIFDCVSQEYGINPERTVMVGDRLDTDILLGVTCGLKTILTLTGVSTLEDVKSNQESDCMSKKKMVPDFYVDSIADLLPALQG